The following coding sequences lie in one Oligoflexia bacterium genomic window:
- the lon gene encoding endopeptidase La encodes MATANSKSNSKQKSSGGRKIAPSMISSTSRRATLEVLPEKLPLIPVNQAVIFPGMIVPMVLSQDRHKNMISFLLDHKEKVTDAPLIGVIALKNTIDSQDDKELMKFGVVGNILKKINLPDGSLSILVNCIKRFELKSILQAKPQMIGLVEYLDDVYSKDIETEALARTVVNQFKLISQDNPLITEEMRLAMVNVDGPGRLSDLLASILIRDNETYADFLGQLDVKKRLEKLLNLLKKEIDVHNFQTKIYNEINQNVGKAQRDYFLNEQIKLIQKELGQSVDEKTAATTKFKERVAKLQFSEEAQKRFNDEMEKLDTLAENSPEFGVTYNYLDWMTSLPWGISATENYDLKYAKKILHHDHYGLDDIKERILEFIAVKKLKKNSKGSIICFVGPPGVGKTSLGKSIAQALKRPFFRFSVGGMHDEAEIKGHRRTYVGAMPGKIIQGLKRTGVINPVFMIDEVDKLGNDYRGDPSSALLEVLDPEQNVEFSDHYLDLSFDVGNVLFICTANQTDTIPQPLLDRMEVIQLAGYIQEEKIAIAKKHIIPKQLEKNGLTQKQLSFNSDAIKEIIQGYAREAGVRGLEKWIERISRKHAYNIAMGKSRNRVIKPRDLETLIGPPYFTDSTQPRMRPGMSIGLAWTPLGGEALTIESVGVKSNDMSLKLTGQLGSVMTESANLSWTYVKKALSGNKFAKKYIDENSIHLHVPAGAVPKDGPSAGITLATSLYTLVTNQKIRKGLAMTGELTLTGAVLPVGGIREKIIAAKRNDYKEIILPRSNKRDLKEIPSSIKKGLKFHLVGDMSQVLKIALN; translated from the coding sequence ATGGCAACGGCGAACTCAAAATCTAACAGTAAACAAAAGTCTTCAGGGGGCAGAAAAATTGCACCCTCAATGATTAGTAGTACTTCGCGCAGAGCTACCTTAGAGGTCCTTCCAGAAAAGCTACCACTTATCCCAGTCAATCAAGCAGTGATCTTTCCTGGCATGATTGTGCCAATGGTCTTGAGTCAAGATCGTCATAAAAACATGATTAGCTTTCTCTTAGATCACAAAGAAAAAGTTACTGACGCTCCGCTTATCGGCGTTATCGCTTTAAAAAATACGATTGATTCTCAAGATGATAAAGAGCTGATGAAATTTGGGGTCGTAGGAAACATTCTGAAAAAAATAAATTTACCTGATGGCAGCCTCTCAATTCTGGTAAATTGCATCAAGCGGTTTGAACTTAAAAGTATATTACAGGCCAAACCCCAAATGATTGGCCTCGTTGAATACTTAGATGACGTTTATTCCAAAGACATTGAAACAGAGGCATTAGCTCGAACTGTTGTTAATCAATTCAAACTAATCAGTCAAGACAACCCACTTATTACCGAAGAGATGCGTTTAGCCATGGTCAATGTTGATGGCCCTGGAAGATTAAGTGATCTGCTCGCAAGTATTCTCATTCGTGATAATGAAACATATGCAGATTTTTTGGGGCAGCTTGATGTGAAAAAACGTCTTGAAAAACTCCTCAATCTTTTGAAAAAAGAGATTGATGTTCATAATTTTCAAACAAAAATTTATAATGAAATAAATCAAAACGTTGGCAAAGCTCAGCGCGATTATTTTCTCAATGAACAAATTAAACTTATTCAAAAAGAACTTGGCCAAAGTGTTGATGAAAAAACAGCAGCTACGACTAAGTTTAAAGAGCGTGTAGCAAAACTTCAATTTTCAGAAGAAGCGCAAAAACGCTTCAACGATGAAATGGAGAAACTTGACACTCTTGCAGAGAATAGCCCGGAGTTTGGCGTCACCTATAATTATCTCGATTGGATGACTTCTTTACCTTGGGGAATATCTGCCACTGAAAACTACGATCTTAAATATGCAAAAAAAATACTTCATCATGATCATTATGGCCTCGACGATATCAAAGAACGCATCTTAGAGTTCATTGCTGTTAAAAAATTAAAGAAAAATTCTAAAGGGAGCATCATTTGTTTCGTTGGCCCTCCCGGAGTCGGTAAAACTTCACTTGGTAAGAGCATCGCTCAAGCTCTCAAGCGTCCGTTTTTTAGATTCAGTGTTGGTGGAATGCACGATGAAGCTGAGATCAAAGGTCACAGAAGAACATACGTAGGGGCAATGCCTGGTAAAATAATTCAAGGCCTCAAACGCACAGGCGTTATTAACCCCGTATTCATGATTGATGAAGTCGATAAACTTGGAAATGATTATCGAGGTGATCCGTCAAGTGCACTTCTTGAAGTTTTAGATCCAGAACAAAACGTTGAATTCAGCGATCACTACTTAGATTTAAGCTTTGATGTGGGCAATGTGCTTTTTATTTGCACGGCCAATCAAACAGATACAATTCCACAACCTTTACTTGATCGGATGGAAGTCATTCAGCTCGCTGGCTATATTCAAGAAGAAAAAATCGCCATTGCAAAAAAACATATTATCCCAAAACAATTAGAAAAAAACGGCCTTACACAAAAGCAATTGAGCTTTAACTCAGACGCGATCAAAGAAATTATTCAAGGTTATGCTCGTGAAGCCGGTGTTCGCGGCCTTGAAAAGTGGATTGAGCGTATCAGCCGAAAACACGCTTATAATATTGCCATGGGAAAATCACGTAATCGTGTGATTAAACCAAGGGATCTAGAAACACTCATTGGCCCTCCCTATTTTACTGATTCAACACAACCACGTATGCGCCCAGGTATGTCCATAGGGCTTGCATGGACACCACTGGGTGGAGAAGCTTTGACAATTGAAAGTGTTGGAGTGAAGAGTAATGACATGAGTTTAAAACTTACCGGTCAACTTGGAAGCGTGATGACTGAAAGTGCAAATCTCTCATGGACGTACGTGAAAAAAGCCTTAAGTGGAAACAAATTTGCTAAAAAATATATCGATGAAAATAGCATTCATTTACATGTGCCTGCAGGGGCAGTCCCAAAAGATGGCCCCAGTGCAGGGATCACCTTAGCCACAAGTCTCTATACACTTGTGACAAATCAAAAAATACGTAAAGGCCTTGCGATGACTGGTGAACTCACACTAACAGGTGCGGTGTTACCCGTTGGGGGAATTCGCGAAAAAATCATCGCTGCAAAACGAAATGATTATAAAGAAATCATCTTACCCCGCTCTAATAAAAGAGATCTTAAAGAAATTCCCTCCAGCATTAAAAAGGGGCTTAAGTTTCATCTCGTGGGCGATATGAGCCAGGTACTTAAAATTGCGCTGAATTAA
- the dsbD gene encoding protein-disulfide reductase DsbD: protein MKQSISFQLLSFLTLMVVVFPTTCWSETKPQPSVNENPVSVQVHLEPTKVMAGGEAQVTVEMTVAPGHHAYKDMLKLKWANDEGITIGDFTVNPTHMFIDPVTKKSREGMENQANIRTTIKFPKSLGIGKREGAIKVTYQACSAKYCLFPKTVTLPFSYEVVDSKITATQDTGLVQDGFQKALARGKFWVYVFVFIGGFLTSLTPCIFPMIPITISIIGARAAQNKKSRAFSLSVAYVLGIGFTYSALGVVAATTGALFGSLLSNIWVVSFIALVFIAMGLSMLGFFELQVPAILRNKFGNAQTGTGLPGAFAAGLFAGIVASPCIGPVLVSILTYVAQTADVTFGFTLLFTFAMGMGILFIVLGTFSGLLTKIPKAGGWMESTKFIFGLTFIIMAFYYLAPIIPSKFLYTLAGSFLLLGTSYYGAFAPASQVRALQIKKGILLAIYFFGLCLVAIGVLPSNFITTSVTDSIQTQKKTGLVWQNYDEKLFHQAKNENQPIILDFTADWCVACHELEALTYTDATVIKEGEVFKRFKIDATHSDQPIVEELKKKYKVVGLPTIIFINTQGQVLNDITVTGFVNAREFLVRMAKTINSTSK, encoded by the coding sequence TTGAAACAGTCCATCTCTTTTCAATTGCTGAGCTTTCTGACACTCATGGTGGTTGTTTTTCCAACAACTTGTTGGTCAGAGACCAAACCCCAACCTTCAGTAAATGAAAATCCAGTAAGTGTTCAAGTTCATCTAGAACCAACAAAAGTTATGGCTGGTGGCGAAGCCCAAGTGACTGTTGAAATGACCGTTGCCCCCGGGCACCATGCTTATAAAGACATGCTCAAACTTAAGTGGGCAAATGATGAAGGAATCACAATAGGTGACTTTACTGTGAATCCAACTCATATGTTTATTGATCCCGTTACTAAAAAATCACGGGAGGGAATGGAAAACCAAGCCAATATTCGAACCACGATTAAATTTCCTAAATCGTTAGGAATCGGTAAACGTGAAGGTGCTATCAAAGTTACTTATCAAGCCTGTAGCGCAAAATATTGTCTTTTTCCAAAAACTGTAACACTTCCTTTTTCATATGAAGTTGTCGATTCAAAAATTACTGCAACTCAAGATACTGGCCTTGTACAAGATGGTTTTCAAAAAGCTCTAGCACGTGGAAAATTTTGGGTTTATGTTTTTGTTTTCATTGGCGGATTTTTAACTAGCCTCACGCCGTGTATATTTCCGATGATCCCCATTACGATTTCAATTATTGGTGCACGTGCTGCACAAAATAAAAAATCAAGAGCCTTTAGTTTAAGTGTCGCCTACGTTTTAGGCATTGGTTTCACCTACTCAGCACTTGGAGTAGTAGCTGCAACCACAGGAGCCCTTTTTGGAAGTTTATTAAGTAATATTTGGGTTGTTAGTTTTATAGCTCTTGTTTTTATAGCCATGGGTTTAAGCATGCTCGGTTTTTTTGAACTACAAGTACCCGCCATATTAAGAAATAAATTTGGTAATGCACAAACCGGTACCGGTTTGCCAGGGGCATTTGCCGCGGGGCTTTTTGCAGGAATAGTTGCATCACCGTGTATAGGACCCGTACTTGTGAGCATCTTAACTTATGTAGCACAAACAGCAGACGTCACATTTGGATTTACACTGCTATTCACTTTTGCCATGGGAATGGGGATTCTTTTTATTGTACTGGGCACATTTTCAGGGCTCCTTACAAAAATTCCAAAAGCCGGCGGTTGGATGGAATCTACTAAATTCATTTTTGGTCTTACGTTTATCATCATGGCTTTTTATTATTTAGCTCCCATAATTCCATCAAAATTTCTCTACACCCTAGCAGGCAGCTTCTTACTCTTAGGCACAAGTTACTACGGAGCTTTTGCTCCAGCATCTCAAGTTCGTGCCCTACAAATTAAAAAGGGAATCCTACTTGCCATCTATTTTTTTGGGCTTTGTCTTGTAGCTATTGGAGTTTTGCCTTCAAATTTCATAACAACTTCAGTAACTGATTCAATACAAACGCAAAAAAAAACAGGATTAGTATGGCAAAATTATGATGAGAAATTATTTCACCAAGCTAAAAATGAAAATCAGCCAATCATTTTAGATTTCACAGCTGATTGGTGCGTAGCCTGTCATGAATTAGAAGCTCTGACTTATACAGATGCAACGGTTATTAAAGAGGGGGAAGTTTTCAAAAGATTTAAAATTGATGCCACACATTCAGACCAACCTATTGTCGAAGAGTTAAAGAAAAAATACAAAGTGGTAGGTTTGCCAACGATAATTTTTATTAATACTCAAGGTCAGGTTTTAAATGATATTACTGTAACGGGCTTTGTAAATGCGCGAGAGTTCTTAGTGCGAATGGCAAAAACTATTAATTCAACTTCTAAATAA
- a CDS encoding pseudouridine synthase: MSSQNLVRLQKYISECGIASRRKAEEMISQGEVTVNGKIIREMGFKVIPGKDAVKVNGKLLRTPTHPTYIALYKPAGVVTTLNDPEGRPTIKDLLIGVKDRVFPVGRLDFDSEGLLIVTNDGEYAQAVSHPKKKIRKVYKVKVKGKPQEKHIERLKMGVTLAEGKAKASHIERIRSGDQYDWYKVVLVEGKNRQVRRMFEKIGFDVLKLQRVAIGRLTLGSLDRGQFRMLTKEQAELALKD, from the coding sequence ATGAGCAGTCAGAATCTCGTTAGACTTCAAAAATATATTTCAGAATGCGGAATCGCCAGTCGCCGAAAAGCAGAAGAAATGATTTCCCAAGGCGAAGTAACTGTTAACGGGAAAATCATCCGTGAAATGGGCTTTAAAGTAATTCCCGGAAAAGACGCTGTTAAAGTTAATGGTAAACTTTTACGAACACCCACACATCCAACATACATCGCGCTCTATAAACCAGCCGGTGTGGTCACAACATTGAATGACCCCGAAGGTCGCCCCACAATTAAAGATCTTTTGATCGGTGTTAAAGATCGCGTGTTTCCAGTAGGTCGACTTGATTTTGATAGCGAAGGTCTTCTCATCGTCACTAACGATGGTGAATATGCACAAGCCGTTTCACATCCAAAAAAGAAAATTCGCAAAGTTTACAAAGTGAAGGTCAAAGGAAAGCCCCAAGAAAAACACATTGAACGACTAAAAATGGGCGTCACACTTGCAGAAGGTAAAGCCAAAGCCTCACATATTGAACGCATCAGATCTGGTGATCAGTATGACTGGTACAAAGTAGTTCTTGTTGAAGGAAAAAACAGACAAGTACGACGCATGTTTGAAAAAATTGGCTTTGACGTATTAAAACTTCAACGTGTTGCAATTGGAAGATTAACCCTTGGAAGTCTTGATCGTGGACAATTTCGCATGCTCACCAAAGAACAGGCGGAACTAGCTCTTAAAGATTAA
- the smpB gene encoding SsrA-binding protein SmpB: protein MSIKIVANNKKAFHDYHVIEKYEAGMALTGSEVKSLRNSQVQLKDSYVVFKKTELWLTKCHISKYTASSYNNHEIERDRKLLLNRNEIDKIIAQMKERGYTMVPLKVYFKEGKAKVEIALVKGKKDHDKRADIKTRDVKRQLDQVRRSPGR, encoded by the coding sequence ATGAGCATTAAGATCGTAGCCAACAACAAAAAAGCCTTTCATGACTACCATGTCATTGAAAAATACGAGGCTGGAATGGCGCTTACGGGGAGTGAAGTTAAGAGTCTTCGTAATTCACAGGTGCAACTTAAAGACTCATACGTGGTGTTTAAAAAAACAGAACTATGGCTTACGAAATGTCATATCAGTAAATACACAGCTTCAAGCTACAACAATCATGAAATTGAACGAGATCGAAAACTTCTCTTGAATCGTAATGAGATTGATAAAATTATCGCTCAGATGAAAGAGCGTGGTTACACCATGGTGCCTTTAAAAGTGTACTTCAAAGAGGGTAAAGCTAAAGTTGAAATTGCATTAGTAAAAGGTAAAAAAGACCACGATAAGCGTGCTGATATTAAGACGCGTGACGTGAAGAGGCAGTTGGATCAGGTGCGGCGGAGTCCTGGCCGTTAA
- a CDS encoding nuclear transport factor 2 family protein, translating into MKHPNAALLEKLYADYSKGDMQAVLNACAEKMTFQVPGKSKLAGKFTKVNFVSGFIEPLKELSGGTLKTEVHDILAGDQHVVVLVSQHVTRKNETVQLRSAHVWRFENAKPVAWYEYPRDLYQFDTTWS; encoded by the coding sequence ATGAAACACCCTAATGCAGCACTTTTAGAAAAACTCTATGCCGATTATTCAAAAGGCGATATGCAAGCAGTACTTAATGCATGTGCCGAAAAAATGACTTTTCAAGTACCGGGCAAAAGTAAATTAGCCGGTAAATTCACAAAAGTTAATTTTGTTTCAGGTTTTATCGAGCCATTGAAGGAACTTTCAGGCGGAACTCTTAAAACTGAAGTACATGACATTTTGGCAGGTGATCAACACGTGGTAGTATTAGTGAGCCAACATGTGACCCGTAAAAACGAAACAGTACAATTACGATCTGCTCATGTTTGGCGCTTTGAAAACGCAAAGCCTGTAGCTTGGTACGAATATCCTCGTGATTTGTATCAGTTTGACACAACTTGGAGTTAA
- a CDS encoding DUF502 domain-containing protein yields the protein MINSIKNIFKTYFFTGLLVLGPLLISVIIVKAVIEGTDDALQTARWLPGHIPGLGVIIAVLVILLAGFIGKNVIGKYIIQGTGDLIGRLPVIGGLYSSTKQVFETLLGDQNKNFGRVVLINYPSPTVWSLGFVTSENVPEPVQKLMPEKLISVYIPTTPNPTSGFYVYVPASKAIATDYSVDEAFKTIVSLGLAK from the coding sequence ATGATCAATAGCATTAAAAATATTTTTAAAACCTATTTTTTCACAGGCCTTTTGGTCTTAGGCCCGTTACTCATCAGTGTCATAATTGTAAAAGCTGTTATTGAGGGTACAGATGATGCCCTTCAAACTGCACGTTGGCTGCCAGGGCATATCCCTGGTTTAGGTGTCATCATCGCAGTACTTGTTATTTTACTCGCAGGATTTATCGGTAAAAATGTTATTGGAAAATACATCATTCAAGGCACTGGTGATCTAATCGGCCGATTGCCTGTAATAGGTGGACTTTACTCAAGTACTAAACAGGTTTTTGAAACTTTACTAGGTGATCAAAATAAAAATTTTGGTCGAGTCGTTTTAATTAATTATCCGAGCCCAACTGTTTGGTCATTAGGTTTTGTCACCTCAGAGAATGTGCCTGAGCCAGTTCAAAAATTAATGCCTGAGAAACTCATTAGTGTTTATATCCCCACAACACCAAATCCTACTTCTGGTTTTTACGTTTATGTTCCTGCTTCAAAAGCAATTGCTACAGATTATTCAGTTGATGAGGCGTTTAAGACGATCGTTTCTTTAGGTTTGGCGAAGTAA
- a CDS encoding outer membrane protein transport protein: MNQFAALLIFLSFTSQANASLWNQYGYGARNIALGNSTASLPTDAFSQAYNPALMAFQTKPLFSMGLQGAVHRFEPIKQVLVDRTDLGGASNQVSDVSTNVPDVFSLTLGLQSPLSKSERPFHLGATLSAPVQNLMLVDTQDAYLPQYVMYLSDSQRLTSGFSLATKFSDRFALGVGVNAYLVQGTSARTRLIAGGNSSARIKMEITPGLAPTAGMIFIPGENPKENPWKFGLSYLAKQESRSKVDFTNTISLLAPADLIMTGKNTLYYDPETFILAVSRKDESDSISFSANWEKWGGYEGTAMVLQFTTFTGSFRQVLPPMKYNDIITLHSGYEHRFENFDLRLGYAFLPTPVPDQSGENNALDTDKHQGFLGAGKSFDVGFLDNPLQLDLCGFAHYLVPKDVRKTVSTFIGAPGYKIGGMIYGYALTATAEF; encoded by the coding sequence ATGAATCAATTTGCAGCATTGTTAATTTTTTTAAGTTTTACTTCTCAAGCCAATGCCAGTCTTTGGAATCAATACGGTTATGGTGCTCGAAACATAGCACTTGGAAATTCTACTGCATCCCTACCAACGGATGCATTCTCTCAAGCGTATAATCCGGCGTTGATGGCATTCCAAACCAAGCCACTTTTTTCAATGGGTCTTCAAGGTGCCGTACATCGTTTTGAACCGATTAAACAAGTTCTCGTTGATCGAACAGATCTTGGTGGCGCTTCAAATCAAGTGAGTGACGTAAGTACAAACGTACCCGATGTGTTTTCACTCACTTTGGGTTTGCAATCTCCGTTATCTAAGTCTGAGCGTCCATTTCATCTGGGTGCCACATTATCTGCACCTGTACAAAATCTTATGCTCGTTGATACTCAAGATGCTTATTTACCTCAATACGTGATGTATTTGTCTGACAGCCAAAGATTAACCTCTGGATTTTCACTGGCCACAAAATTTTCAGATCGGTTTGCCCTTGGTGTGGGTGTGAACGCCTATTTGGTTCAGGGGACATCAGCGCGAACACGACTCATAGCAGGTGGAAATTCTTCAGCACGTATTAAAATGGAAATCACGCCTGGTTTAGCTCCAACAGCTGGTATGATTTTTATTCCCGGTGAAAATCCAAAAGAGAATCCATGGAAGTTTGGTTTAAGTTATCTAGCTAAGCAAGAATCCCGTAGCAAAGTTGATTTCACAAACACTATTAGTTTGCTAGCTCCAGCAGATTTAATTATGACGGGAAAAAACACTCTTTATTATGACCCTGAAACATTTATTTTAGCTGTGAGTCGTAAAGATGAGAGCGATAGTATTTCTTTCTCTGCAAATTGGGAAAAGTGGGGAGGCTATGAAGGTACGGCTATGGTTCTACAATTCACAACCTTCACTGGAAGCTTTCGTCAGGTGTTACCACCTATGAAGTATAATGACATTATCACTTTACATTCTGGTTATGAGCACCGATTTGAAAATTTTGATTTAAGATTGGGATATGCTTTTTTGCCAACGCCGGTACCAGATCAAAGTGGCGAGAACAATGCTCTTGATACTGATAAACACCAGGGCTTCTTGGGTGCTGGAAAATCATTTGACGTTGGTTTTTTAGATAACCCCTTACAATTAGATTTGTGTGGCTTTGCCCATTACTTAGTACCTAAAGATGTGCGAAAAACGGTGAGTACTTTTATTGGAGCGCCCGGATATAAAATCGGTGGCATGATTTACGGTTATGCGCTCACTGCAACCGCTGAGTTTTAA
- the rsmA gene encoding 16S rRNA (adenine(1518)-N(6)/adenine(1519)-N(6))-dimethyltransferase RsmA: MHTKQELDKRLAQAGIQPLKKLGQNFLLNPKICTALIDEVKSCNPQSVLELGPGMGALTDELLPGPWKTTLVELDAGMVKYWHAKFPELEIIHKDALKIDWQTLELLKPSVIVSNLPYSVAASLVVELSSLNEMVFQDMILMFQKEVAERIAADFHADDYGMLSVMAQTAWNITKVIDAGPQDFFPVPNVGSRVLRFTWKQPSFDREKFLKFIKACFAQRRKKLSTNLSSWYPKEKIKAVYDSMGLSTDTRAQELDIARFTDLFKALSE, from the coding sequence ATGCATACAAAACAAGAACTTGATAAAAGACTTGCTCAGGCTGGAATACAGCCACTAAAAAAACTTGGTCAAAATTTTTTACTAAATCCTAAAATTTGCACAGCACTTATTGATGAAGTGAAAAGTTGTAATCCGCAATCTGTGCTTGAACTTGGCCCAGGCATGGGGGCTTTAACTGATGAACTTTTACCGGGCCCATGGAAAACAACGTTGGTTGAACTCGACGCAGGAATGGTTAAGTATTGGCATGCAAAATTTCCTGAATTAGAAATTATCCACAAAGATGCTCTCAAAATTGACTGGCAAACTCTTGAGCTTTTAAAACCTTCTGTGATTGTGAGTAATCTTCCCTATTCTGTTGCGGCTTCATTGGTTGTTGAATTAAGCAGCCTTAATGAAATGGTTTTTCAAGATATGATTCTCATGTTTCAAAAAGAAGTAGCTGAGCGTATTGCAGCAGATTTTCACGCTGATGATTATGGAATGCTCTCGGTAATGGCACAAACTGCTTGGAACATAACAAAAGTTATTGATGCGGGGCCTCAAGATTTTTTTCCTGTGCCCAATGTGGGTAGTCGCGTTTTAAGATTTACTTGGAAACAACCTAGTTTTGATCGTGAGAAATTTCTAAAATTTATTAAAGCGTGTTTTGCGCAAAGGCGTAAAAAACTCAGTACGAATTTGTCTTCTTGGTATCCAAAAGAAAAAATTAAGGCTGTTTATGATTCGATGGGGCTGAGTACTGACACGCGTGCACAAGAATTAGATATTGCGCGATTTACCGATTTGTTTAAGGCTTTAAGCGAGTAA